One region of Daphnia pulicaria isolate SC F1-1A chromosome 7, SC_F0-13Bv2, whole genome shotgun sequence genomic DNA includes:
- the LOC124349747 gene encoding uncharacterized protein LOC124349747 — protein MPRELEPKTATHIFTKRKCSNSVSFRMEDRTSVVNVTPPWRKTFDFQMMQEDITFGQECFRKAILVVGLFLNCTVLLVVSCSRQLRYPRHIFWAVISFFECLFLIQCALELAIVFNQDQLACQIFIVLAPVVYSILLLILSMAALDRYLAIVRYEWYKKSVTNCGVITVISFASFLSFVVITIPFWTGNQSIHTCSTNWVDMYWVLLWDLSLGVTCVILHFKIFYESRTLIQQYLPNYHQQSVTVKFVNSRSGNSNFGFGSAEPKPVPEKISVAFAEHSAVALNENDACLHPDNYRLPPAITHLDTEFFPWMKTRSKISRLEVRAALNMSVNILPFWLCTFPVSCTIISLYWCIRLEGDCDMILRALPYVWSSFQLHSVYNPAMYMCTSSEFWRAFLHMKRKLTNPFHIHKS, from the exons ATGCCGAGAGAACTGGAACCGAAGACCGCAACGCATATATTCACGAAGAGAAAATGCTCGAACTCAGTTAGCTTCAGAATGGAAGATCGAACATCGGTCGTCAATGTAACACCGCCTTGGCGAAAGACGTTCGACTTCCAGATGATGCAGGAGGACATCACTTTCGGACAAGAATGTTTCCGCAAGGCGATCTTGGTCgttggtttgtttttgaattgtaCCGTGTTGCTAGTGGTGAGCTGTTCACGACAGTTGCGTTATCCTCGGCACATTTTCTGGGCCgtcatttcgttttttgaaTGCCTCTTTCTCATTCAATGCGCACTTGAACTGGCCATTGTTTTTAATCAAGATCAACTGGCCTGTCAGATTTTCATTGTACTTGCGCCAGTCGTTTATTCCATTCTCTTACTCATCCTTTCAATGGCCGCACTTGACCGCTACTTGGCTATCGTCCGCTATGAATGGTACAAGAAAAGCGTCACTAATTGTGGAGTCATCACCGTAATTTCCTTTGCGTCTTTCCTGTCATTCGTCGTCATCACCATCCCGTTTTGGACTggcaatcaatcaattcacacCTGTAGCACCAATTGGGTTGACATGTACTGGGTCCTTCTTTGGGACTTGTCTTTGGGTGTCACCTGCGTCATTCTCCACTTTAAAATCTTCTATGAATCCAGAACTCTCATCCAGCAGTATCTACCCAACTATCACCAGCAGTCCGTCACAGTCAAATTTGTCAACTCTCGATCGGGAAACTCCAATTTCG GATTCGGTAGTGCGGAGCCAAAACCAGTTCCGGAAAAGATTTCCGTTGCCTTCGCGGAACATTCAGCCGTTGCTTTGAATGAAAATGACGCTTGTTTGCATCCTGACAATTACCGCCTACCACCGGCTATTACCCATCTCGACACTGAATTCTTCCCCTGGATGAAAACCCGCTCAAAGATCAGTAGACTTGAAGTGCGAGCCGCTCTTAACATGTCCGTcaatattttaccattttGGTTATGTACTTTTCCGGTTTCTTGTACCATTATATCTCTTTACTGGTGCATACGGCTCGAAGGCGATTGCGACATGATTTTGCGTGCATTGCCATACGTGTGGAGTTCATTCCAACTTCATAGTGTCTATAATCCCGCGATGTACATGTGCACAAGTTCCGAGTTCTGGCGAGCTTTTCTtcacatgaaaagaaaattgactaATCCTTTTCATATCCACAAGAGTTAG
- the LOC124349759 gene encoding stress-activated protein kinase JNK-like, with product MASRLANQFYTVEVGDTKFTILRRYQSLKAIGSGAQGIVCAAWDTVTGQNIAIKKLSRPFQNVTHAKRAYREFKLMKMVNHKNIIGLLNAFTPQKSISEFSDVYLVMELMDANLCQVIQMDLDHERMSYLLYQMLCGIKHLHLAGIIHRDLKPSNIVVKSDCTLKILDFGLARTAGTNFMMTPYVVTRYYRAPEVILGMGYKENVDLWSVGCIMGEMIRGYVLFPGTDHIDQWNKIIEQLGTPSAEFMKRLQPTVRSYVENRPKYPGYAFEKLFPDGLFPAESSEHSRLKASQARDLLCKMLVVDPEKRISVDEALLHPYISVWYEDGEVNAPAPGPYDHSVDDREHTVDQWKDLIYKEVMEYEAAHSTPTYAPNIRQVTTHADETDGNSERDRNSGTAAKR from the exons ATGGCGTCCCGATTAGCCAATCAGTTCTACACGGTGGAGGTTGGCGATACCAAGTTTACAATCCTGCGGAGATATCAAAGTCTGAAAGCCATCGGCTCCGGAGCCCAGGGAATCGTCTG TGCCGCCTGGGACACAGTTACAGGACAGAATATTGCCATCAAGAAGTTGAGTAGACCATTTCAAAATGTCACTCACGCTAAGAGAGCCTATCGTGAATTCAAACTAATGAAAATGGTTAACCACAAAAAT ATCATAGGTTTGCTCAATGCTTTCACGCCGCAAAAGTCGATAAGCGAGTTTTCCGATGTTTATCTGGTAATGGAGTTGATGGATGCCAATCTTTGCcag GTTATTCAAATGGATTTGGATCACGAGAGAATGTCGTACCTGCTTTATCAGATGCTTTGCGGAATCAAACATCTTCATCTTGCTGGAATTATTCACCGA GATTTGAAACCCAGCAATATCGTCGTGAAATCAGATTGCACATTGAAAATTCTCGACTTCGGATTGGCAAGAACAGCGGGAACGAATTTTATGATGACCCCTTATGTCGTTACCCGATATTATCGCGCACCAGAA GTGATTCTCGGTATGGGCtacaaagaaaatgttgacttGTGGTCTGTTGGCTGCATCATGGGTGAAATGATCCGTGGCTATGTTCTTTTTCCTGGCACTGATCATATCGATCAGTGGAACAAGATTATCG aACAACTAGGAACTCCGAGTGCAGAATTTATGAAGCGCTTACAGCCTACTGTCCGCAGCTACGTCGAAAACAGGCCCAAATATCCGGGCTACGCCTTCGAAAAGCTTTTCCCGGATGGACTCTTCCCCGCCGAATCATCGGAACATAGTAGATTAAAAG CTAGCCAAGCCCGCGATCTGCTCTGTAAGATGCTTGTAGTCGACCCCGAGAAGCGCATTTCGGTCGATGAAGCCTTACTGCATCCGTACATTAGTGTTTGGTACGAAGATGGCGAAGTCAATGCA CCTGCCCCTGGTCCGTACGATCACTCGGTGGACGATCGTGAGCACACAGTGGATCAGTGGAAAGATCTTATCTACAAGGAGGTCATGGAGTATGAAGCCGCCCATTCCACCCCGACTTATGCACCCAACATCCGCCAg GTTACCACTCATGCGGATGAAACTGATGGCAACTCTGAGCGCGATCGTAATTCTGGGACAGCAGCCAAACGGTAG
- the LOC124349874 gene encoding peroxisome assembly protein 12-like isoform X1 yields the protein MAERGAHLSQLLLDSSRPSIFELVAQEGLNQALRGTIKFVFRVCANHYPETFGLSFRWANEIQLLFDCFLQNYYLRNYGLLIIFIQLIYIFQIHLCDLQKCCAFFSGASFAENFYGLERVTKEDCTLNGKGTLHSLISLTILPYALSKLDAYFSERQQHNQQHPVLNFSSIRFIYDLIVLVNWMLYTWGKSVTHSPILHLLGLKLKHGGDNSSPGISLTKIIELSAFFIQFLEWWFTNQSSQAKSMLSLPIPPPPHSIVQNQHSKPRTGVCPLCQQQWKNECVLRVSGYVYCYRCILPYLKENNKCPISKLPASPNDLIRIFANAE from the exons ATGGCTGAAAGAGGGGCGCATTTAAGTCAGTTACTTCTAGATTCTAGTAGGCCATCGATTTTTGAGTTAGTTGCTCAGGAAGGACTTAATCAAGCCCTTCGCGGGACCATAAAGTTCGTCTTCAGA GTGTGTGCTAATCATTATCCGGAAACATTTGGTTTATCATTTCGCTGGGCAAATGAAATTCAGTtactatttgattgttttctgCAAAACTATTACCTACGAAACTATGGTTTGTTGATCATTTTCATTCAacttatttacatttttcaaatacatCTTTGTGATTTACAGAAATGTTGTGCTTTTTTTTCAGGAGCTTCATTTGCTGAAAATTTTTATGGATTAGAACGAGTCACAAAAGAAGACTGCACTTTGAATGGGAAAGGAACACTTCACTCTCTAATCAGTTTGACAATTCTGCCATATGCCTTGTCCAAATTAGATGCCTACTTTTCAGAAAGGCAGCAGCACAACCAGCAACATCCTGTTCTCAACTTTTCTAGTATCCGGTTCATCTATGATTTGATAGTCTTAGTGAACTGGATGCTCTATACATGGGGCAAATCTGTGACCCATTCACCTATTTTGCACCTTCTTGGATTGAAGTTAAAACATGGTGGTGACAACAGTAGCCCTGGCATTTCACTCACTAAAATAATTGAACTGAGTGCCTTCTTCATCCAATTTCTTGAGTGGTGGTTTACTAATCAGTCATCACAGGCTAAGAGTATGCTTTCCTTACCCATTCCACCTCCTCCACATTCCATTGTACAGAATCAACACTCCAAACCAAGGACTGGTGTTTGTCCCCTTTGTCAACAGCAATGGAAAAATGAGTGCGTTCTTCGCGTATCAGG ttATGTTTACTGCTATCGCTGCATTTTGCCCTACCTAAAAGAGAATAACAAATGCCCCATCTCTAAGCTTCCAGCGTCCCCAAATGACCTGATACGTATATTTGCCAACGCCGAGTAA
- the LOC124349874 gene encoding peroxisome assembly protein 12-like isoform X2 — MAERGAHLSQLLLDSSRPSIFELVAQEGLNQALRGTIKFVFRVCANHYPETFGLSFRWANEIQLLFDCFLQNYYLRNYGASFAENFYGLERVTKEDCTLNGKGTLHSLISLTILPYALSKLDAYFSERQQHNQQHPVLNFSSIRFIYDLIVLVNWMLYTWGKSVTHSPILHLLGLKLKHGGDNSSPGISLTKIIELSAFFIQFLEWWFTNQSSQAKSMLSLPIPPPPHSIVQNQHSKPRTGVCPLCQQQWKNECVLRVSGYVYCYRCILPYLKENNKCPISKLPASPNDLIRIFANAE, encoded by the exons ATGGCTGAAAGAGGGGCGCATTTAAGTCAGTTACTTCTAGATTCTAGTAGGCCATCGATTTTTGAGTTAGTTGCTCAGGAAGGACTTAATCAAGCCCTTCGCGGGACCATAAAGTTCGTCTTCAGA GTGTGTGCTAATCATTATCCGGAAACATTTGGTTTATCATTTCGCTGGGCAAATGAAATTCAGTtactatttgattgttttctgCAAAACTATTACCTACGAAACTATG GAGCTTCATTTGCTGAAAATTTTTATGGATTAGAACGAGTCACAAAAGAAGACTGCACTTTGAATGGGAAAGGAACACTTCACTCTCTAATCAGTTTGACAATTCTGCCATATGCCTTGTCCAAATTAGATGCCTACTTTTCAGAAAGGCAGCAGCACAACCAGCAACATCCTGTTCTCAACTTTTCTAGTATCCGGTTCATCTATGATTTGATAGTCTTAGTGAACTGGATGCTCTATACATGGGGCAAATCTGTGACCCATTCACCTATTTTGCACCTTCTTGGATTGAAGTTAAAACATGGTGGTGACAACAGTAGCCCTGGCATTTCACTCACTAAAATAATTGAACTGAGTGCCTTCTTCATCCAATTTCTTGAGTGGTGGTTTACTAATCAGTCATCACAGGCTAAGAGTATGCTTTCCTTACCCATTCCACCTCCTCCACATTCCATTGTACAGAATCAACACTCCAAACCAAGGACTGGTGTTTGTCCCCTTTGTCAACAGCAATGGAAAAATGAGTGCGTTCTTCGCGTATCAGG ttATGTTTACTGCTATCGCTGCATTTTGCCCTACCTAAAAGAGAATAACAAATGCCCCATCTCTAAGCTTCCAGCGTCCCCAAATGACCTGATACGTATATTTGCCAACGCCGAGTAA